The following is a genomic window from Desulforhopalus sp..
AGGCCATGGGCGCCGGGGTTGGCGATGGATGCCACGGCGGCAGGGACGAGGACGGCCACCCCGGAAAGGATGAGGACGATGATGCCGGCGGTGAGTATGGTCACCACCGACAGCCACATCTCCCGTGCCTCGATCTTTTTCCCAAGATATTCCGGAGTCCGGCCGATCATCAGGCCGGAGACGAAGACGGCGATGATGGCAAAGGCCAGCATGGTGTAGAGACCGGAGCCGACGCCGCCGAAGACCACCTCGCCAAGAAGCATCAAAACCAGGGGAATCATGCCGCCGAGCGGTGTCAGCGAGTCGTGCATGGCCGCCACCGCCCCACAGGAGGTGGCGGTGGTGGCAACCTCAAAGAGGCTGGACCCGGCGGTGCCGAAGCGCAGCTCCTTGCCCTCCATATTGCCGCCCTCGACGCCAAGGCCGGTCAAGAGTGGGTTGCCGCCTGCCTCAAGGCTGTGCATAAGGGTAAAGGCTACGATGAGGAGATACAGCATCACCCCGAAAAGGGCCCATCCCTGCCGCGGATTGCCGACCATGCTGCCGAAGGTGGCGGTGAGAGCGCCGGGGATGAGGAGGATTAAAAGAATTTCCAGGTAGTGGGAAAGCGGCGTCGGGTTCTCGAAGGGGTGGGCGGAATTGGCGTTGAAAAAGCCGCCGCCGTTGGTGCCCAGTTCCTTGATCGCTTCCTGGGATGCCACTGGCCCCATGGGGAGAACGACCTCCTTGGTCGTCTCGACCAAGGTCACCGTCCTGTAGGGACTAAAGTTTTGGATGACGCCCTGGGAAACAAGGATGAGTGCGGCAGCGAGGGACAGCGGCAGGAGGATATAGAGAATGCTCCTGGTCATATCAA
Proteins encoded in this region:
- the kdpA gene encoding potassium-transporting ATPase subunit KdpA — protein: MNTHEWLATFLFFAVLLALVKPLGGFMARVYQGQRTFLSPLFAPCEKFIYRICGVQAEEEMDWRQYAGAVLLSNLVLFLMLFAMLMLQQLLPMNPKQLPSFTWQLALNTAVSFVTNTNWQNYAGEQTASYVTQMLGFTVHNFVSSATGMAVAIALIRGFVRRKTPTLGNFWLDMTRSILYILLPLSLAAALILVSQGVIQNFSPYRTVTLVETTKEVVLPMGPVASQEAIKELGTNGGGFFNANSAHPFENPTPLSHYLEILLILLIPGALTATFGSMVGNPRQGWALFGVMLYLLIVAFTLMHSLEAGGNPLLTGLGVEGGNMEGKELRFGTAGSSLFEVATTATSCGAVAAMHDSLTPLGGMIPLVLMLLGEVVFGGVGSGLYTMLAFAIIAVFVSGLMIGRTPEYLGKKIEAREMWLSVVTILTAGIIVLILSGVAVLVPAAVASIANPGAHGLTEILYAFASMANNNGSAFAGLSGNTNFYNLLGALAMLLGRYLPIVAILAMAGSLAAKRFVPPSIGTLPTDKLPFALWLTLVILIVGVLTFFPALSLGPIVEHLTIWGGK